CCGAATTTACTATCCTGTCCTTGCAGTGGTTAGTGTTCCTGGTAAGACAATGAAACGAGAAAGTGACATTGAATGTTTGCTGTTCGGTGGTATCAATTAAGTGTAAAGTGATTTTATTACTTTCTCAATATGATTCTTAATCGAAATAATAGAGTTACTTCAATTTTCACCTCAACACTGAAACAAGCATCTGCTTTGCGTTTGACAATGAAAACACTACCCTAAATCTGGCACTGAATCAGAAAAAAATAGCATTTTTTTAATGCCGCTGTGTTGTTAAGTGGGTTAAACGCACATCATAGGGATTTTATTAATTACAGCATTTTAACATTATTTTATGTATACCTTTGATTTCATGGCAGAAACCTTTCTTATTGCATGGACTTGATTCCAGCTTTGATTTTGGCTCATTTAAGTGGAAGCCAAAGTCCTGCGACTTCTGTTCATGGCTTGCTTTCCTGTCACCAGATTTTTCATTCTGTGCTTTGCCCAGGCACATGGGTGGTAAGGAGAAAACTTATCTTATTGTTTAAAAACCAGGAGTCTGGAACTAGCTGTAACTGTTCTGGAAAAGTTCAATCTAAATGGAAAACTTTTTGTTGGAAATCATAAAGTGTCCTGACTACCACGATGGACTGCAGCTTTACAATTTATGGAAAGTCAAAGGAGACGGTTTTGACATTGTGTGACAGTGTAAAAGGGAAGATAGCGAACTGGTAGCCTGTTGTACATCTCTGCTGCCACACACTGGCAAAAAGTCAATATCTAACCCCATGTGTCACAAAGGGGAGTCGCTCTCCTTGTTTTGTAAACCATAAtgcaaaagaacaagagggtacCTCAATGGTGTACGGACTATTACTCAACAGGGCAAGTGGGCGTTCTTGATGTTGTACCAACCATAACCCAAaagagcgagagtgcactctctatgttgcatgAGTCATTTCTAACAAGGTTAAAGTGCATTCCCTATCTTGTTTAAGTcattcccaacagggtgagagggtgCTTTCAACTGTAATCCAACCGGTGGGAGTACGAACTCGCTGCTGTCGAGGCCATAAGCCTCTCAGGCGGAACTGATTTTCAGGTATTTAGTTTTGGAGACGCTGGCATATGTTAAAGGGGCATCAATGTGTTTCAGAGATGCAAATTCTCCAGAACTACCGTGGTATATTTTATACCCCAGAATCTTTTTTCGCTATCTGATATGAAACTCTTCATTTGGATTTTCAGTCATCCTTTTCTACATTTGTCACAGGTTCCACTTCCCGTCAAAAATGTTATTTGCAGTAACAATTACACTTAATTCGCAACCAGAGAACTGATATTATAGTACATTCTTTATTGATTTTAGATTTTATTTTTCTTGGCTGTGGGAGTCGCTGTCGAGGCCTGTATTCATTGTTTATCCCTAATTGCAATTGGGAATGTGGTGGCAAACCAATGTCCTGAACCGCTGCATCCATATTGTGTcactaaacccacagtgctgtttggaaaatATTTCCTGGatgttgacccagcggcagtgaaggaatggggacATAATTCCAAGTCACTATTGTGTGCGACTTGGACAAGAActggcaggtgatgatgttcccatgcatctgctgcccttgttcttccatgtggtagaggtcgtaggcttGGAAGGTGTTGTGGAAGGAGGTATGGGGATTTGTagtacttgtagatggtacactgcgaCTACTGTGCACTGATAGATGacgcagtgaatgtttaagctgttggatggtgtgccgatcaagcgggctgctttgacttgcatggtgttgagcttttgGAGATGTACTCATACAGGCAATTAAAGAGTATTCATTCACACTCCCGAATTATGGCTTGTAGATGATGGACTGGATTTTGGGAGTCCGgagatgaattactcgccacaaaattcctAGCCTGTGAATGGCTCTTATAGCCAGAGTATTTATAATGCGGTTCCAATGAAATTTCTTATCAATGTCAACTCTCAGGATGTTGACGATGGACGTTTCAAAGGttttaatgtcattgaatatcaagggcagGTGGTGAGATCATCTCTTGTTATTTATGcttattgtctggcacttgtgtagctcgaatgttacttgccacttatcaaaccaAGCCTGAATGATTCCCAAGTCCTGGTGCATGTGCCACGGATGGCTTTAGCATCAGCAGAGTCGTGAATTGTACGGAACAATGTGTCATCATCAGCTAGTATCCCCACCTCTAACCTGACAGCGGAGAGGTCATTGATGAGTCAGTGGAAAATAGTTGGGCCAAaggcactaccctaaggaactcattCAACGATGTACTGGGGCCGAGATGATTGTCCTGCAAAAATTGCAACCATCTTCCTGTTGTTTtgtatgactccagctagtggagacttttcccctgattcctattgacttcaatattGTTAGGTTTCCTTGATACACAGTTGGTCAAAtagtgccttgacgtcaagggcagtcggtCTCGCTGCTCCTCTGTAATTCAACTCGACGgtacatgtttggaccaagcctaCAATAAGGTCTGGAACCTATTGGCCCTGGCAGAGCAGAAACTAAGCACCAATGAGCATGAtattactgaggaagtgttgctcgATAACACCATCATTTTTGAAACAAGGGTTTTGGGATTGTCTAGTTGTAAATTTTGGTGTTgctgtttcttacagttaacttggtggcgattgtgatcctatccCGAGGCAAGTGTGGTCTCTCAAAATGTATCACGCGATACCTGgtcgccatggcagcggcggatctaatggtagttatcatccatgtgatattttaCCGGATCAATAGGATGTATTTGTCGATTAATTTCCTGTTCCTGACTCCTGTATGCATTGTAAACTTCGGCATGTATATGGTAGCTATAGACTGCTctgtttggtttactgtggccttcacttttgatcgctttgtggcaatttgctgtcagaagctgcaatCAAAATATTGCATTGAGAAAACAGCGACAGTGATCATCGCCACGGTGTTTTTGGTGAGCTGTGTGAGGAACATTCCCTTTTACATTTCAGCTGAACCTGCCtttataattgacaacgtgccATGGCATTGTGTTCCCAGTGCTGCTTCTCTCACTTCCTCCTTCTGGAAGGCGTACGAGTGGATCGACAGCATCATAACCCCTCTATTGCCAATGctgttaattctgttgttcaatgctctgACAGTGAAACATATTGTAGCAGCAAATAAAGTCCGCAGAGGACTCCAGAGCAGCAGTGAGAATCAAAATGATCCAGAGATAAAGAATCGGACAAAATCAATGGTTTTGCTCTtcgctatttctgccaatttcatactattATGGATAACATATGTTATACATTCTGTAAACTGGCCAGTGATAAACTTTGATTACgctgacaaatattacagtaacccgatatatgTAACCCAGCAAgttggcttcatgctgcagcttctcTGTTCGtgtacaaacacttgtatctatggactgacacaaaaGAAATTCagggaggagctgaagaatggggtgagaTATTTGTTCACACTGAATGGAAATGTATGTAAACAACAGAGAACTAGCATGGACGTGGAGTCAGGTTTATAAGTCACTGTCTTTTGTTTCCCTGAAAATTCGTCAGTAGTCGAGAGGTAAATAAAAGATTGATTTGTTTCATCGAGATTTTTGCCACTTTTGTATAATGGCCAAAATATTAACGATGGATGTTAATGTGGAAAAATAAAAGGTAAAAAATACAGAAAGGAATAACAAGTGTACACTATGGAATATTCTGATGTTAATTTGAAGGACCGATGGCATTAAATAGCTTGTGATGCAACAAACCCACACAAGGATGTTCTGGCAAACGTTACAATTCAAGTTTGGATCAACACATAAATCATTTGGttccagagaaaagaaactcacatAGTTAAAAATGTAAAATTGGATGAAAATGCTTTCTTACAAAAGAGGGCCGATGGTATCAAATGTTAGGGGGGAAACATCTGTTCATTGCTGGGATCTTTACTCTCTCAATACTGATCAAATCTCAAAGAGGGCCCCATATTTTCTACCCTACATCCAAGGATACATACTTGAGAGTATCTGCTGCACGACTGGATCGTGCTGGAATACATGAAACAGGCGTCACTTACCGCTAATCACACCAACAGTCTTCTTGAAACATTCTCCCCTGCCTGTCCCGCCATCATCTCCAACAACAAGTCTGAGAAACTCAGGGACCTCTTTGCAATGTACATTGAGATCATccgttcacctgctcctgttgaaacTAAACTTCACTTCACCTCCAACCCAAACCTATTGCAGGCTCCACTGTACTGGCCCTGAGCCGAATAGTTTTGACAATTTCTCCCCAATCCCAACTCAATCTCTAAACCAATTTGTTCTATGTATGAAACTCACCTCCTTCTGCCCTGAGCTTGATTCTAATAAACAAATAACCGCTTGTTTCACTTTTTGAACCACACAAGAGTTGGTATTTAACCCGTGTCCTTCTTAGATTCCGTTCTCACTCTTCCAAGTTCGTTATTTTCACCTCTTCTTCAAAAGTCAACACTCGACGTCTCTATTCTTATGGCTACAACTCTATCCCGAACTTTCCTTTCATTTCCAAACCCCTCAACTTGTTTTTGTCTTCCAAATCCATGTGCATCATTCTTACACTTCCATGACTGAATATCTTCAATCAAGTTTTTATCCCTGCTACCATACTTAAATGATACTAACCAACGTGGAATAAACACACACGCTCTGTGACTGCTACCGTAGTGCACAATCACTCCACAAGACCTCTCCGATctctctgcaacctttgacacggttgacaacgctattctccttcaatgtctctgatccaATGTCCAGCTCTGTGGCAGTGAACAAACCACTCATTATGCGATCAAACCACTTTCCCTGTTTACTAACGAATCAAATCGCTCTCTATATTGAATACATTATCAAACCACTCTCTCTATATTCATTAACTGATCGAACAACTCTCTCTCTTCATTAAATAGTCAAACCACTCTCCATGTAAAGGCACAGATCTGTAGAACACCCAGCCCTGCAATACTCGGACACAGATCTGTTGAATCCAGCACAATACTGTAAGGAAATTAACTTGCACAACACTCAGCATTGCATTATAAGGACACAGGCATTTACAATCCCAGGACTGCACTATAAGGACACATACCCTGTACAATACCAGCACTGTACAGTCAGAAGGCAGTTTGTGAAAAAAAATAGCACCAAAAGTAATTTGGACAGAAAAACATCCTGTTACACTGAGCATAAAGTGGAATTGGTGCCTGAAGCTCATCATCCACAATGTCACCCCACACGAATTAAGGAGCGGGATGTGTGGCATAGCATCATCAACCACAGCTGATGATTAAAATGTCTGTTAAAAGTAACTTTCCACTTTAAGTAGCACCAACATGTTTCTATGTTTGCATTATTTTGGGTGAAAAATGCTAACACAGAttgtccatcagattggaaaacggCAACAACTTGCTATCAATTTCATGTAATGCCATGTCAGTGCAGTAAATTCTCTGACAATTCCCGGGAGCAAAGTGTTAGTTTGACATTTGCAGACTATGTTGACAGTTCCCGGGATGAGAGAGTATGATTGACAGCTGGAAACTGTGCAGAGAGATAAGTGCAGGAAGTTCTGTGACAAATCTCGGTAGTGCGTGATTGACAGTTGCCGACTTTATGCAACAGGGAAGGAGATGGATCTTCTTTGTCTGTTCCCTGGAGGAGAGGATCTCACAAAGAATCACATAGTATTGACAGCACATAGCAGGCTATTCAGCTCAAATGATCAATGCTCGTATTCATGCTCCACAAAAGTCTCCTCCCACACTTCTTCTCACCTCATCAAGTGATCTCTGTtcatctctctctcgtgttttcagCTCGCCTCAGCTATTCCttttggtagcaagttccacattctcaccggtaTCTTGGTAAAATAGTTTCCCTGAAATCCCATTTCCTCTATTGCTGGAAACACCTTTTCTACGTCTACGGTGTCAAATCCTTCCGTAGCATTAAATACCTCTTTCAGGGCACCCCAGTGTCTGTTCTTTTCTGGAGAAACGAGCTCCAACCTGGTCAAACTATCCAGAAAGCAACAATGTCTCTGTTCTGAAATAATTCCATTAAATCCGTTGTCCATTTTTCAGTGCCTCTGAGCTCTTTTAATAATAGGGAGACCAGAACTGCTTACAGAATTCCAAGTGTGATCTCAGAACCATTCTGTGCAAGTTTCGGATGacatctctgcttttcaattctatccctctggaaatgaacCTCAAGGTTTTGTTTGCCTTATTTACCTTCGACGCCACGTTTAGTGCTTTCCGTGTCTGTATTCCCACATCTCACTATTATTGCACCGGCATTTCGAAACCGACCTACCACGGAGTATTCTTACATattgtttgaaggttttcatgcTGAGAGCGGCAAAGTTGTGGAAGACAATTTATGCCATGTGAATTACTATGAAAGGTGCAGTTGTTTTCTTGAAAGAAGAGTTCTCAGAAGAAGTGTTAAGACGGAGTGTTACTGAAACATATTCTTTCCGGCTTCTGGAGAAAAGACTGGAtctgtggaagaaatgggtttatatgtggtggaggatgggagtgcgggagggagctTGCTGTTCATTTGTCAGGCTTAGTGTGTCTCCCaatcaaatgtatcacctcaccgtTATGTTTATTGAAGGTCACTTGCCAATTACTGGCCGTTTCCACAATATTATTAATGCCCTTCTATATTTTGTTTCAGGTCTCCTCTATATTATCTGTAAATCTCTTATttggtgtcagctgcaaattttgatattgaacTTTCTATTCCCAAGTCCAAATCGCACATGTAAATGGTGAAAAACAGTGACCCCGCCACTGATCCCTGTGGATCAGCAGTTCCCACCTTCTGCCAATCTCAGCAAATGACTACCTTTAACCCTTATGCCCTGTTTTACGTGTTACATGCAGTTTGTTTTCCATTTTGCTTCTTCTAGCCTAACTCCGCATGTTATGATCTCAGAAAATAACTTATAGCTATGTTATGTTTATTTAACTAACCTTATTTACTTTTTGTATTCCTTCTTCAAAAATGCAATAAGGTTGGTTAAGTTTGCCCTTATGTTTCAAAATCCGTGCTGACAACTCTAATTTCTAGATTTTCTTTTTTTTCTATTTCACTTTTGATTGAGGATCTTTCCAATCACCTGCAGACTGTATTGAGAGAGTGAAGCGTGGGAAGTTTTCTGACAGTTCCCGGAATGAGAGTGTGTAACTGAAAGCTTCAGGCGGTATGAAGAGAGATAAGTGCAAGACGTTTTCTGACAGTTTCCAGGCTGAAAGGGTGTGATTGACAGTTGTAGCCTGTCCTGAAAGGGCGGTAAAGGCGGAAACCATCACTGCTTTAAAGACACTACTTGGAAATGCGCTTGAAGTGCCGCAAACAGAGGGCCTATGGAGCAACAGCTGtaaagtgggattcggctggacAGCTCTTTTTCGGCTGATTCGGACAGATAGACCACATGACGCCTTCCGTGCAATAAACTATGATCTTATGTTTCTATTTATGGCAATATTTCATCATTATCAACGAATATGCATTTCACTGAAAAATAAGAAACTCCACGGAAAGAGTGATTCATATTTAATTAACTAAGGGGGTTAAAGATAGTCTGAGATTAGACGAAGAGATTTATAATGCTGTTGCCAATGAGGTTGGTGGAAATGCAGGGgaagaatgatttcaaaaggaaattggatggacacatgAAGGAAGTAAACTTACAAGGCTagagggatagagcgggggaatgacaCTGATAGGATTGCGCGACAGAGAgccggaatggcctccttctgtgcctttatGACTCTATGAAGACTAGTAAGCCTGAAAATTAGGAAAGTTTTAGAAAACAGCAAGAGATGGTGAAAATGATAAAAGAGGGaggaaatagaatatgagagtaatgtTGAAACACATTGCAAAATCTTCGACAAGCTAAATATAAAGGAGGATATTGACAATGAGAATAAGCAAATTGAAGTAATTATTATTAGCAAAGTACTGGGGAATTTAACGGGACGAAAAGCAAACAAACCGCCTGGATCTGATGGTCTACATTCAAggcttctaaaagagatagctgcatatTCCTTCCCCCATTCGAGCTGATACTGTAAATGGTTCCCTCCTCTCGGGTACTGTCCACTTCCCTTTCAAAGCCGAAGTCATCATAAAACCCAAACAAAGGTTCACGGAGCTTTAATGTAGATtgaagttagaatcatagaatggttacagtacgtcAGGAAACCATTTAGCCTTGTGTCCTTACCGGCTTTCTGCAAGAGGAAATCAACTAGTTCCACTCGCCAGATCGTTTGCTGTGGCCCGGCATCTTTCCTCTTCAGGTGcttttccaattctcttttgacaGCAACTATTGCATTTGCCTCCATCACATGGTTAGGCAGTGTATTGCAGATCCAAGCCATTCAGTGTGAAGAACCAACTTTTTCTCAtgttgccgttggttcttttgccattcaccttaaacttttttttttacattgcaaTGAAAAGCATTCAAAACTGGCGTTTCATTACTTGAAGGGCGGAGGTATTACGAGACTGCTGCCATTCATTTTGTAAAATATATCTGAAAGAAATATAGTTGAATAATGGACATTGAGTCatatggagattgctgaactttgtagtttaaaaacaaaagggaaggtcaacagaaggttagcTATTGGGCAGATCTCACTGGAAAATACCTGTTTACAAATAACCCAGTAGTGGGGTGCGTTTTGACCTGAAGACctatttacaaggaaatgacaggtCAGAATTTATGGTTGTCATAGTACTTGCTTCAGGAAAAAAGGGTAGTTTCATTTTGaattgttaaaaaagccagttggttttggggggaaaggtagttggagtttgcttattgagctttccagaagaacagaagaaagtcTAGCCAGCTCATCATTTTCTTGAAAAGCAAATTGTTTTCCTATTGACTCATCTTTATTAAATAGCAGAATGCCATGCACAATTTTCTAATCTATAGGAACAGTTCTCAAATCGAGAGAACTCTGGAAGATTATAATTCGAATCTTTGCAATGTTTTCACTTACTTCTTTTAACCCAGGGATGAAAATCATCTGTTCCTGGGGATGTGTCAACTCTGCAGTGCGATTGTACAcagaaaatcaaggttgacactcaagTGCAGTCGTTCAGATGAGACGtaaaaccgaggctccatctgcgcagtctggtggatgtaaaagatcccatggcactgtttcaaagaagagcaggggagtggttcCCTGTGTCCTGGCAAAGATgcatccctcaatcaccatcataaaaccagattaactgatcattatcacattgctgtttgtgatagTTGTTTTGTGCAAAATTGTTGCCACATTTCTTGCTTAAACATcaattacatttcaaaagtgctccatttgctgtaaagcgctttgagacctgcaagtctttctttctttgtaaTTTCATCATTACCTTTATCTTGCTTATGGCAATGTTGTTCTtttcctgtccctgattcaataatagttGATTTGGGATGTCTAGCATGCTTACCTCTACCATAAATTCTGACACAAGTAGTTATTCAACATGTCCGCCATTTCCTTATCATTGACAACATCACCGTCATCAGTTTTAAGGGGCCCGCATTGCTTTTGCCATCTTATCTTTCCCACAGAAATCGTAAAagctttttgtgttgattttgatatcccttaaaAGGTTATTTTGATATTGCTATTGTGTAGCTTTTGGTACCGGTTTTGTCATCTTTTGGTGACTTTTTAAAATCTCTGCCATTCACCAGAATCTGTGTGTTTTTTTTGTATCTTTTTCCCTTTGGTTACActaaagaaattcactacctttctgacatgtgcaAACCTGCTTATCCGAATCTATATGTAACTTAAAAGCTCCCATTAAAAGCAATCTGACTTTGTTAATGTCAACACTTAAGCAAGGTACAGCGTCGCAGCTACTGCCGGGGGTGGGAACTATACACCAACTCCCGCTAtaatcttaaatccttttctacttCTTGAATCTGTCCATAAAGTCTCCAGTACCTGCTTCATGCTCTATATCCTTTCTCAACATGGAAGTGCTTTCATCCTTAATCATTAAGGCTATCCCTCCCTCTTTACCATTTCCTCTAATTTTCCTGCAGATCTCATAATTTGGAGTATTCAGTTTCCAATCCTAACCATTTACACCCATATCTCAGTAACGACCACCAATGCATGCTCATTCAAATTGTATTTGTGCCTGCAATTCAGTCAATGTGTTCCTTATACTCCGTCCgtttgtataaagaatgcttatttgggcgCATGTCCTAATCGATCCTTCTGCTCCAATATTTTATTCATGTTTGCTATTGCTCTCTCCTGCTTGAATAACTTTACGTCCTTTAGATGTCCCGGGACCAGCAGTGTCCAAAGCACAATTTCTGAACTTCACTCTACTCTCTTCCGTTTTGTTGGACTTCAAGCTATTAGTCCGGATTTCTCTTTCCCCAGAGTATCAAATGCTAAGTCGTTCAGCACGAATGAGGGCCACAACAGCACCAAAATTCTGGCGATCGCACTTACTCCGAAAAGTCGCAGTGCACCTCAATGGCTCCAGCGGAGCATACGCTGATGGTCCCGCCAGGCAGCTTTGTAAAGCGTCAGGGACCAGTAGGTCAATAATTTTGGCTGATTGTCCACCATTACACTAATTTTCACACAGATGTATATGTGGCCGGTATTAACAGGCACAGAGCCTGCTCAGGAGCGCATCCCAATTGTAATCCAGTCTGATCAGTGGTGAGACAAAACGTTTCTCTGCCATTCTCTTGAGCacctccaaacatagactgggaaaaAATAGCTGATTCTTGGATTTCAGACAAATTTGTGTATCAAACAGATCTGTAAAACAATACTTTATCTAAATATTTTTGCAGGTTCGTGTTGCCTTCACGCGATCATAAATTACAGATATGTCTTTCATCCGCATATTTTGAAATGTTAAAATGAAGTGTTTGATAAATAAAACGTTTATCACACGTGACCATTATGGCGGCCAGGATTTTCGCTCCGCTTTGATTTCAGTCAAAGGAATAAGCTGCGGTATATTAATGATGATCGATTGCAAAATGTAAATTATTTAGATGTTACAAATAAACATTCCGATTTATCGGGAATCCAGAGGTTTTGCAGTAGTGTTTTGCTGGAGGTTAGTTAATGTCAACAAATTTGTATGCTACAGAAACAAATTGTCAAACTCATATGGATCGACCAAAGCGGGAGAGTATCTTAGACCAAAGGCAGCTATATGAAGAACATTTTGGAGAATGTTTGTCAGACTTATGTTTACAGGCAGGATGGATTTGCAATGTAGAGCTGTTGCTGAGGTTTCCCTCTTGCTGGTCAGGAAGCCCTTTAGTAATGATGAACCCTTCAGGAATCTGTTACATTTCGCAGTTTCTAAGCTACGGTTCTGATCCTTTAACATCATTTTGCCTCTTCGTCCGAACTGGGAGGACTGAAGTCAGGGAATGCTCAGGAAAACTGTTT
This genomic interval from Heterodontus francisci isolate sHetFra1 unplaced genomic scaffold, sHetFra1.hap1 HAP1_SCAFFOLD_554, whole genome shotgun sequence contains the following:
- the LOC137362962 gene encoding probable G-protein coupled receptor 139, which encodes MYWGRDDCPAKIATIFLLFFNLVAIVILSRGKCGLSKCITRYLVAMAAADLMVVIIHVIFYRINRMYLSINFLFLTPVCIVNFGMYMVAIDCSVWFTVAFTFDRFVAICCQKLQSKYCIEKTATVIIATVFLVSCVRNIPFYISAEPAFIIDNVPWHCVPSAASLTSSFWKAYEWIDSIITPLLPMLLILLFNALTVKHIVAANKVRRGLQSSSENQNDPEIKNRTKSMVLLFAISANFILLWITYVIHSVNWPVINFDYADKYYSNPIYVTQQVGFMLQLLCSCTNTCIYGLTQKKFREELKNGVRYLFTLNGNVCKQQRTSMDVESGL